In Borrelia hispanica CRI, the sequence GATGTGGGGAAGTATTTTAAGACAGTGCAGGATACTGTAGAAGGAGTTAAAACAGGACTTAATAAGATTGTTGCTGATATGAGGGAAGAAAAGAATCCGAATGCTGAGGCTACAGCTACTGCAGTGAAAACATTGGTTGAGAGTAAACTAAATAAGATAATAGAGGGAGCAAAGACAGCAAGTGAGGCAATTGGTGTTGAAGGCAATGAGTTACTTGGTAATATTTCCAATAATGCTGCTGGTGCTATGGGTATTGATATAGAAGACCTAGTTAAAGGAATTAAATCAATTGTGGGAATAGTACTTAAAGATGTAGGTAAAGCTGATGCTGGGACTGATAAAAAGGCTGATGATCTTGGTAACAGAACTGCTCAGGCTGGTGAAGGTGAAGCAGGTAAATTATTTGGCAATGCTGTGATAAATGCTTCTCCTAAAAAATCAGCAGCTGATGCATCAAAGGCAGTTGGAGCAGTAACTGGTGCTGATATATTACAAGCTATGGTTAAGGATAATGGTGATGCTGTAAAGCTAGCTAAAGAAATAACTGGTAATGTTGATACAGCTCCTAAAGATGGTACTATAGCAGGAGCTATAGCATTGCGAGCGATGGCAAAGAATGGTAAATTTGCTAATGGTAATAATGCTAATGATGTTTCTACTTCAGTTAAAGGTGCCGCAACAAGTGCAGTAACTAAGGCATTAGATACATTAACAGTAGCAATAAGAAAGACAATAGATGCAGGACTTAAAGAAGTAAAAAAAGTAATGAAAATCAATGCTAATGATACTTCTGTGGTGTCTGATGAGAGTAATTCTGGTGCTAAAAATTGATATGTTATATTTATATAATTAAATAATAAAATAAGATAAATCAAATTGTGAAGGAAAAAAGATACTTAGAGTAAGCTCTTTGTATCTATTATTTTATTTATAGTATAATAAGGGGGTAAAAGATCCAGAGAAGGTGTTTTTGAATGCTATAGTGAATTTAGGGAAAGGATTTTTGGACGTTTTTGTGAATTTTTGGGATATGATTACGGGGACGTTGGGAATTAAGGTGGATACAAAGAAAAGTGAGATAGGTGCATATTTTAGTAAGATTGAGAATACAATTAAAACAGTGAAAGAGAAATTAGGGAAGGTTTTGGAGGAGCATGAGAATTATGAGAAAGTGAAAGAGAAGGTAGAGGATTAAAAGAGATTAATAAAGTATTAATAGAGATTAAGCAAGGAGAAGTTTCTAAGGTTAAATCTAATTAGTAGGTGAATTAGTATATATTGGGTATAGTTAAAATTTTAAGATAAGAATGCTGGTAAAGGGAGCAATAAGGCTCCCTTTTATTTGCCGTGTTGTATATGTTGTGTAAATAATATTTTTATTTGTTTTTTTGCTTCTAGTTGTCGAGAGATAAGCAAATAAGCTGAATAAAAAATAAATAAAATAAAAAAT encodes:
- a CDS encoding variable large family protein is translated as MKEKKGIGNIEECISEYREKGREKRSGRVKGIRIREVMMMLVMVVMMGCNNGMLEEEKGKNKFLKSLVSLGNEFLDVFTSFGDMVGSVLGLNLDSKKSDVGKYFKTVQDTVEGVKTGLNKIVADMREEKNPNAEATATAVKTLVESKLNKIIEGAKTASEAIGVEGNELLGNISNNAAGAMGIDIEDLVKGIKSIVGIVLKDVGKADAGTDKKADDLGNRTAQAGEGEAGKLFGNAVINASPKKSAADASKAVGAVTGADILQAMVKDNGDAVKLAKEITGNVDTAPKDGTIAGAIALRAMAKNGKFANGNNANDVSTSVKGAATSAVTKALDTLTVAIRKTIDAGLKEVKKVMKINANDTSVVSDESNSGAKN